One Entelurus aequoreus isolate RoL-2023_Sb linkage group LG09, RoL_Eaeq_v1.1, whole genome shotgun sequence genomic window carries:
- the inpp5f gene encoding phosphatidylinositide phosphatase SAC2 has product MELFQAKDDYILQNGDSALWCSRKDGTMSIRPATDLLLAWNPVCLGLVEGIIGKIQLHTDLPLGLVLIRQKALVGHLPGNHKVYKIIKIAVIPLSDEEPQELELEFCKKHHFGIDKSEKLVQSPDESKLMKTLSQIKSNVAVPIKKKVKENKEKERLERRLLDELYKIFVDSDSFYYSPTYDLTNSVQRQGDLHGSNLPLWKQVDDRFFWNKHMIQDLIDLQIPEIDFWVIPIIQGFVQVEELVVNYDTSDDERSSPETPPQEVTCVDDIHPRFTVALISRRSRHRAGMRYKRRGVDTDGHVANYVETEQLIHVHSHTLSYVQTRGSVPVFWSQAGYRYNPRPRLEKEEKETMVYFACHFDEQLKLYKKQVIINLVDQSGREKLIGDAYLKQVLLYNNPNLTYVSFDFHEHCRGMKFENVQTLTDAISDIITDMKWAWVDQAGVICKQEGIFRVNCMDCLDRTNVVQAAIARAVMEHQLKKLGVMPPEQPLPLKCYRIYQIMWANNGDTISRQYAGTAALKGDFTRTGERKLAGVMKDGVNSANRYYLNRFRDAYRQSVIDLMMGLPVTEDLYSIFSKEKEHEEKEKESQRGAQEQVSLLLQTYMQLLLPDDEKFHGGWALINCDMSLIDASNKDVDVLLLLSDKAYYIAFYDEETDKVNQYQRLNLDGLDKIEIGPEPTLFGKPKFCCMRLHYRSEETSGYFHTLRAATRNPEDDGKDTLQCIAEMLRITKQARGLDLLVVEKKLERRQSRPHEDIMGIQNKNCEQVQGSSGLAQGKSFLLNKFSSLNQKVKQTKTSVNIGPFRPLGKLGNFAKPDVKVNFLKPTMHVNLWKSDSSLETSDGNNPSTFKDITDANFDLSDDSDSYNSDPEHPCIGSFENVDYVLPSCGIVASNTRLGSRSQSIGSMELNIPSVIRVSDCEDKSPGSASIAEEAILIDFGTPIDAYCQQFVQDAQTKPVKVFGEQPSASAHPIKPPVPVQDTSSADPKQPSTKQEEPLPPRPSELDVQSTTSASNLLTVQRSSSAISVGSQKSLGSQMEGSLGPSPADSNGSRVVSPFAKIKSSMVQVASLTQAGLTQGINFAVAKVQKSPEPETVSEVQESDLKAMFTQCQTRIIQI; this is encoded by the exons ATCTTCCTCTTGGTCTTGTATTAATCCGACAGAAAGCACTTGTTGGCCATTTGCCAGGCAACCACAAAGTCTACAAGATCATCAAGATAGCTGTCATTCCCCTGTCTGATGAAGAGCCTCAGGAGCTGGAGCTGGAG TTTTGCAAAAAGCATCACTTTGGAATTGACAAATCAGAGAAACTGGTTCAGTCTCCTGATGAATCGAAGTTGATGAAAACATTAAGCCAGATCAAATCTAATGTGGCTGTTCCCATCAAGAAAAAG GTAAAGGAAAACAAAGAGAAGGAACGTCTAGAGAGGAGGCTGCTTGACGAACTGTACAAAATATTTGTGGACTCGGACTCCTTCTACTATAGTCCTACCTATGACCTGACAAACAGTGTGCAGCGCCAAGGAGACTTGCATGGATCAAATTTGCCCCTCTGGAAACAG GTGGACGACCGTTTCTTCTGGAACAAACACATGATTCAAGATCTCATAGACCTacag ATCCCAGAAATAGACTTTTGGGTGATACCAATCATCCAAGGCTTTGTCCAAGTGGAGGAACTTGTAGTGAATTACGATACCTCTGATGATGAGCGGAGCAGCCCCGAAACCCCACCACAGGAGGTAACTTGTGTTGATGACATTCATCCCCGCTTCACTGTTGCGCTCATCTCCAGACGTAGCCGCCATCGAGCAG GGATGCGATACAAACGCAGAGGAGTGGATACAGATGGCCATGTGGCTAATTATGTGGAGACAGAGCAGTTGATCCATGTACACAGCCACACTCTATCCTATGTGCAGACTCGTGGCTCAGTGCCTGTCTTCTGGAGCCAGGCAGGGTACCGCTACAATCCCCGGCCGCGCTTGGAGAAAG AAGAAAAGGAGACCATGGTGTACTTTGCCTGTCACTTCGACGAGCAGCTTAAACTTTACAAGAAACAG GTCATCATCAACTTAGTTGATCAAAGTGGACGAGAGAAGTTAATTGGGGATGCGTATCTTAAGCAAGTCCTTCTTTACAACAACCCAAACCTCACCTATGTTTCATTTGACTTCCACGAGCACTG TCGAGGGAtgaaatttgaaaatgttcaaacaCTGACTGATGCCATCTCTGATATCATCACGGACATGAAGTGGGCCTG GGTGGACCAAGCTGGAGTCATCTGCAAGCAGGAGGGAATCTTTCGAGTTAATTGCATGGACTGTCTGGACAGGACCAATGTAGTCCAGGCTGCTATTGCTCGGGCAGTGATGGAACACCAG CTGAAAAAGTTGGGTGTGATGCCTCCAGAGCAGCCCCTGCCTCTCAAATGTTACAGGATCTATCAGATAATGTGGGCCAACAATGGCGACACCATCAGCAGACAGTATGCCGGAACAGCAGCACTTAAG GGAGATTTTACCAGGACAGGTGAGAGAAAACTGGCTGGCGTGATGAAGGATGGTGTGAACTCAGCCAACCGCTACTATCTGAACCGCTTCAGGGATGCTTACAGACAATCAGTAATTG ACCTCATGATGGGCCTGCCTGTGACAGAGGACCTCTACTCCATTTTCAGCAAGGAGAAGGAGCATGAAGAGAAAGAAAAGGAAAGCCAAAGAGGTGCTCAAGAGCAAGTCAGTCTCCTGTTGCAGACATACATGCAGCTTCTCCTGCCAGACGATGAGAAGTTTCATGGTGGTTGGGCTCTCATCAACTGTGACATGAG CCTGATTGATGCCTCGAACAAAGATGTAGATGTACTGCTGCTTCTGTCCGACAAAGCCTATTACATTGCTTT CTATGATGAAGAAACCGATAAAGTCAACCAGTACCAGCGCCTCAATTTGGATGGCTTGGACAAGATTGAAATTG GTCCAGAGCCGACGCTGTTTGGCAAGCCAAAGTTCTGTTGTATGCGTCTGCATTACAGGAGTGAAGAGACAAGCGGATATTTTCACACGCTTCGTGCAGCCACACGAAATCCTGAGGATGACGGCAAGG ATACACTGCAATGCATTGCTGAGATGCTTCGAATTACAAAGCAGGCCAGGGGGCTGGACCTACTGGTGGTTGAAAAGAAGCTGGAGAG GCGTCAGAGCAGACCTCATGAAGACATAATGGGAATTCAGAACAAAAACTGTGAGCAGGTGCAGGGCAGCTCTGGGCTTGCTCAAGGTAAAAGTTTCCTTCTCAACAAATTCTCCTCTCTGAACCAGAAAGTCAAACAGACCAAGACGAGCGTAAACATTGGCCCCTTCAGGCCCCTCGGAAAGCTCGGAAACTTTGCTAAGCCTGATGTGAAGGTCAATTTCCTGAAGCCGACCATGCACGTCAACCTGTGGAAGTCGGACAGCAGCTTAGAGACATCTGATGGCAACAATCCCAGCACTTTTAAAGATATCACTGATGCAAATTTTGATCTCTCTGATGACTCTGACTCCTATAATTCTGACCCAGAGCATCCGTGCATTGGCTCCtttgaaaatgtggactatgTGCTGCCCAGCTGTGGCATCGTAGCATCAAACACTCGACTGGGCAGTCGCTCCCAGTCCATCGGTAGCATGGAGCTAAATATCCCCTCTGTTATCCGCGTCAGTGACTGTGAAGACAAGTCCCCAGGTTCCGCCTCAATAGCAGAAGAAGCCATTCTGATTGACTTTGGTACTCCCATCGATGCCTACTGCCAACAGTTTGTCCAGGATGCACAGACCAAACCCGTCAAGGTGTTTGGAGAGCAGCCGTCTGCATCTGCCCATCCAATTAAGCCCCCAGTGCCTGTGCAGGATACAAGCTCAGCGGACCCCAAGCAGCCAAGCACAAAGCAGGAGGAGCCGCTTCCCCCCAGGCCATCCGAGCTGGACGTCCAATCCACTACCTCTGCTTCCAACCTCCTTACCGTTCAGAGGTCCAGTTCTGCCATCTCAGTAGGCTCTCAGAAAAGCCTGGGGTCGCAGATGGAGGGCAGCCTCGGCCCTTCGCCTGCTGACAGCAACGGCAGCCGGGTGGTGTCACCTTTTGCCAAGATCAAGAGCTCCATGGTCCAGGTTGCCAGCCTCACCCAGGCGGGGCTCACTCAGGGCATCAACTTTGCTGTGGCCAAAGTTCAAAAGAGCCCAGAGCCAGAAACAGTCAGCGAGGTCCAGGAGAGTGATTTAAAGGCAATGTTTACACAGTGTCAGACGAGGATCATTCAGATCTAG